From Veillonella dispar, one genomic window encodes:
- a CDS encoding MFS transporter encodes MDSNRLWSPAFINYGISSGILYMTQYVLVAALPIVITSELSGSDLDAGLAMTYFQIGTIVCRLFAGRLIDGFNKRVVLLLSTALFFIIMGLFNFTTSLEAIFVLRGLHGVVFALGTTVMAALAVLVLPPNRKGEGINMFAIFSNVAMVLGPAIGLYALASYGSIALYLFLTIMTGLVLVLSNSIPLSKELAMPKPSTHKGWHISQFIEKRSLPWALMGLFIGFTYSGVLVFIPIELNSMGSGIWGSAFFAIFAVIIIISRPLVGKAYARYGSKYIIYPGLVLFILGLLALGIATTPLTIILTAPLLGLGYGAAQPAFQALAIQSAPIERAGVSTATYFLALDISVGAGSVILALLASAVGYQYLYMFTAVTMIVALALYHIWIKRYTPLEL; translated from the coding sequence ATGGATTCAAATCGATTATGGAGCCCTGCTTTTATAAACTATGGTATAAGCAGTGGCATTTTATATATGACACAATATGTTCTCGTAGCAGCCTTGCCGATAGTTATAACCTCTGAATTAAGTGGAAGTGATTTAGATGCGGGATTAGCGATGACCTATTTTCAAATAGGAACAATTGTATGTAGGCTCTTTGCAGGTCGCTTGATTGATGGCTTTAACAAACGAGTTGTATTACTACTATCAACTGCTTTATTTTTCATCATTATGGGGCTCTTTAATTTTACAACCTCTTTAGAAGCCATCTTTGTATTGCGGGGGCTACATGGTGTTGTATTTGCTTTAGGCACAACTGTAATGGCGGCGTTGGCGGTATTGGTGTTACCTCCTAATCGAAAGGGGGAGGGCATCAATATGTTTGCTATCTTTTCGAATGTGGCAATGGTGTTGGGGCCTGCAATAGGCTTATATGCACTTGCTTCATATGGTAGTATAGCTCTCTATCTTTTCTTAACTATTATGACAGGGTTAGTCCTAGTATTGAGTAATAGTATTCCCTTATCAAAAGAATTAGCAATGCCTAAACCATCTACTCACAAAGGGTGGCATATATCTCAATTTATTGAAAAAAGAAGTTTGCCTTGGGCTTTAATGGGACTGTTTATTGGCTTTACCTATTCTGGTGTGTTAGTATTTATTCCCATTGAGTTAAATAGTATGGGGTCTGGTATTTGGGGCAGTGCATTTTTTGCTATCTTTGCTGTAATAATCATAATCAGTCGACCTCTAGTAGGAAAAGCATATGCTCGGTATGGCTCTAAATATATTATCTACCCAGGCCTAGTACTCTTTATACTAGGACTATTAGCGTTAGGAATAGCTACTACGCCATTAACCATAATATTAACGGCCCCTTTGTTAGGTTTAGGTTATGGTGCAGCACAACCAGCATTTCAAGCGTTAGCCATTCAATCAGCACCAATAGAACGGGCTGGGGTATCGACAGCAACATATTTTTTAGCATTAGATATAAGTGTGGGGGCGGGATCTGTCATTCTTGCTCTGTTAGCTAGTGCTGTAGGATATCAGTATCTTTATATGTTTACAGCGGTGACAATGATTGTAGCGTTGGCTTTATATCATATATGGATAAAGAGGTATACGCCTCTAGAACTGTAA
- the secF gene encoding protein translocase subunit SecF gives MTLDVIKHHRWWFAISSTLVIISLISIFTKGFNFGIDYTGGTIVEVVFDQPVEVSQVRDVLKEYNLENAQIQLSGDTTGDTAGEDVMIRTRNLEPSESAAVIESLTKSIGNNTVKRIETVGAVIGSEVTEHALLNLVIAFAALALYISYRFEYKVAISALVAIFHDLIMVLGVFSYFQLEIDASFLAAILTVVGYSMNESVVIFDRVRENTHTHKRSDTFADLANASITQSIHRSFYTLATVMFACVSLYLFGGDTTKNFALCMIIGFASGAYSSICVATSLWVMWKSRNKNDIRNQQ, from the coding sequence ATGACATTAGACGTAATTAAGCATCATCGTTGGTGGTTTGCAATTTCCTCCACACTTGTTATTATCAGTTTGATTTCCATCTTTACTAAAGGTTTTAACTTTGGTATTGATTATACTGGTGGTACGATTGTTGAAGTTGTATTTGATCAACCTGTAGAGGTTAGTCAAGTTCGTGACGTCCTAAAAGAATATAATCTTGAAAACGCACAAATTCAGCTTTCTGGAGATACTACTGGTGATACAGCGGGCGAAGACGTAATGATTCGTACACGTAATCTTGAACCTAGTGAAAGTGCCGCTGTGATTGAATCTTTGACTAAATCTATCGGTAACAATACAGTTAAACGTATTGAAACTGTAGGTGCTGTAATTGGTTCTGAAGTTACAGAACATGCGTTGTTAAATCTTGTTATAGCGTTTGCGGCATTAGCATTATATATTTCTTATCGTTTTGAATATAAAGTTGCTATTTCTGCTCTCGTTGCAATTTTCCATGATTTGATTATGGTTCTTGGTGTATTCTCTTATTTCCAATTAGAAATTGATGCGTCTTTCTTGGCGGCTATTCTTACGGTTGTAGGTTACTCCATGAATGAATCTGTAGTTATCTTTGACCGTGTTCGTGAAAATACACATACACATAAACGTTCTGACACATTTGCAGATCTTGCGAATGCGTCTATTACACAAAGTATTCACCGTAGTTTCTATACATTGGCTACCGTTATGTTTGCCTGTGTATCCCTTTATTTATTCGGTGGGGACACTACGAAGAACTTTGCTCTTTGTATGATTATTGGTTTCGCTAGTGGTGCGTACTCCTCTATCTGCGTAGCTACATCCTTATGGGTTATGTGGAAGAGTCGCAACAAAAACGATATCCGCAATCAACAATAA
- the secD gene encoding protein translocase subunit SecD: MNGKAIIKFLVVIAAIIGLFAYFIQPLAGSLKQGLDLQGGTHIVLEAEDSATGTADNDAVERAKQILERRINEMGLSEPLVQREGARRIIIELPGVKDPDEAIKRIGKTAVLEFKNDQGQTVMTGDDLKDAKEELGQNKQPLVAIELSDEGAKKFADLTSKNIGRRIAITLDGKELTNPVVQQAITGGKATISGSQSLEEAKDLAILLRSGALPVKINVLEVRTVGPSLGQDSKDKSVVAFSAGIAMIMIFLVILYRFSGIVANIALLVYVMLLLLVLGKGFNATMTLPGIAGIILSMGVAVDANILIFERFKEEVFSGKSMRVAMEAGFSRALATITDANVSVIITAAILTILGSGPVKGFAISLGVGVVVSMFTAITVSHFLLRLLIDCNFTNHPFWFGANISPSTSADAFAPKSLKGGKRK, from the coding sequence TTGAACGGTAAAGCTATTATCAAGTTTTTAGTAGTTATTGCTGCCATCATTGGATTATTTGCGTATTTTATTCAACCATTAGCAGGCTCTTTGAAACAAGGTCTAGACTTGCAAGGTGGTACGCACATCGTATTGGAAGCAGAGGACTCTGCGACTGGTACAGCTGACAATGATGCAGTGGAACGAGCGAAGCAAATCTTAGAGCGTCGTATTAATGAAATGGGTTTGTCTGAACCATTAGTACAACGTGAAGGTGCTCGTCGTATTATCATCGAATTGCCAGGTGTAAAAGATCCTGACGAAGCGATTAAACGTATCGGTAAAACAGCGGTCTTGGAATTTAAAAACGACCAAGGTCAAACTGTTATGACTGGTGATGATTTAAAAGATGCTAAAGAAGAGTTAGGTCAAAATAAACAACCACTCGTTGCTATTGAATTAAGCGATGAAGGGGCTAAGAAGTTTGCTGATTTAACATCTAAAAATATTGGTCGTCGTATTGCCATTACATTGGATGGTAAAGAATTGACTAATCCTGTAGTACAACAAGCAATTACAGGTGGTAAAGCAACAATCTCTGGTAGTCAAAGCTTAGAAGAAGCTAAAGACTTGGCTATTTTATTACGTTCTGGTGCATTGCCTGTTAAAATTAATGTATTAGAAGTGCGTACAGTCGGTCCTTCTTTGGGTCAAGACTCCAAGGATAAATCTGTTGTAGCCTTCAGTGCTGGTATTGCCATGATCATGATTTTCTTGGTTATTTTATATCGTTTTTCTGGTATCGTAGCTAATATTGCATTACTTGTATATGTTATGCTCTTATTGCTCGTATTAGGTAAAGGCTTTAATGCAACTATGACATTGCCAGGTATCGCTGGTATTATCTTATCCATGGGTGTTGCTGTAGATGCGAACATTCTTATCTTTGAACGTTTCAAAGAAGAGGTGTTCTCCGGTAAGTCCATGCGTGTAGCCATGGAAGCTGGTTTCAGTCGTGCTTTAGCAACAATTACAGATGCGAACGTATCCGTTATCATTACTGCTGCTATCTTGACAATCTTAGGCTCTGGCCCTGTAAAAGGTTTCGCTATCAGCTTAGGCGTAGGTGTTGTTGTAAGTATGTTCACAGCGATTACTGTGAGCCATTTCTTATTACGCTTACTTATTGACTGTAACTTTACGAACCATCCATTCTGGTTTGGTGCGAATATCTCTCCAAGCACAAGTGCTGACGCATTTGCACCAAAATCTTTGAAAGGAGGTAAACGCAAATGA
- a CDS encoding 5-formyltetrahydrofolate cyclo-ligase, giving the protein MNTKEAVRRACKAQRAALSVADCHRWTPMLTEQIVNTPEYKSANSIMAYLAMPKEANLDDVIRHALEHGKSVYVPVCTDKTTMIAVRLKSLESITRGVLNIRIPSELYEVINPHDLDLILVPGAGFDRQGGRMGMGNGYYDRFLKELSPCTFMGICWSVQLWDTLIPMDELDQRMSKIVTEQGVIHCV; this is encoded by the coding sequence ATGAATACAAAGGAAGCAGTGCGCCGGGCGTGCAAGGCCCAGCGCGCTGCTTTATCCGTTGCTGATTGTCATAGATGGACACCTATGTTGACGGAGCAAATCGTCAATACTCCTGAATATAAATCAGCTAATAGCATTATGGCCTATTTAGCGATGCCTAAGGAGGCCAATTTAGACGATGTTATTCGTCATGCTCTAGAACATGGTAAATCCGTATATGTTCCAGTATGTACAGATAAGACGACCATGATTGCCGTTCGTCTTAAGTCTCTAGAATCTATCACTCGGGGTGTGTTAAATATACGCATTCCCTCTGAGCTATACGAGGTTATTAATCCACATGACTTGGATTTGATTTTAGTGCCTGGTGCTGGCTTTGACCGTCAAGGCGGTCGCATGGGGATGGGGAATGGGTATTATGATCGATTTCTCAAGGAACTTTCACCATGTACATTTATGGGCATATGCTGGTCAGTACAATTGTGGGATACACTAATTCCAATGGATGAACTGGACCAACGGATGAGCAAAATTGTAACGGAGCAAGGCGTTATACATTGCGTATAG
- the yajC gene encoding preprotein translocase subunit YajC: MEDILQVLQTSWPILLMVVIFYFLLWRPQKKQQKERANLLGSLKKGQKIVTIGGIYGEIVELDDEKVKVQVSEKVELTFARSAIANVLSKKNKEEK, translated from the coding sequence ATGGAAGATATTTTACAAGTGTTGCAAACTAGCTGGCCTATTTTGTTGATGGTCGTAATCTTTTATTTCTTATTGTGGCGTCCACAAAAGAAACAACAAAAAGAGCGCGCTAATTTGTTAGGCAGCTTGAAGAAAGGCCAAAAAATCGTTACTATCGGCGGTATTTATGGCGAAATCGTTGAACTTGATGATGAAAAAGTAAAGGTTCAAGTATCTGAAAAAGTAGAGTTAACATTTGCACGCTCTGCAATTGCTAACGTTCTTTCCAAGAAAAACAAGGAAGAAAAATAA
- the tgt gene encoding tRNA guanosine(34) transglycosylase Tgt — MPSITYELQKTCPHTGARAGLLHTPHGTFQTPMFMPVGTQATVKTMTPEELKAMGSQVILSNTYHLFLRPGPELVEEAGGLHKFMNWDQAILTDSGGFQVFSLGDMRKITEEGVTFRSHIDGSKQFLSPEVATKVQEQLGSDIAMAFDECIPYPADHDYAKRSTARTTRWAHRCQEARKAHDCQGMFGIVQGGMYKDLRKQSAEELVAMDFEGYSIGGLSVGEPHDLMNEILEFTTPLLPTNKARYLMGVGTADCLVEGVARGIDMFDCVYPTRVARNGMAMTWNGRLNIRNAQFAHDWGPLEEGCQCYTCKNYSRAYIRHLYKAEEILALRLVTYHNLYFLLEFMRQMRQAILEDRFPQFRMQFWDSFKK; from the coding sequence ATGCCGAGTATTACTTATGAATTACAAAAGACATGTCCTCACACGGGGGCTCGTGCTGGTTTATTGCATACGCCACATGGTACTTTCCAAACGCCTATGTTTATGCCTGTAGGTACACAAGCTACAGTTAAAACTATGACGCCTGAGGAATTAAAGGCGATGGGATCTCAAGTCATCTTGAGCAACACGTACCATTTATTCCTTCGTCCTGGTCCTGAACTCGTAGAAGAAGCAGGTGGCTTACATAAATTTATGAACTGGGATCAAGCTATTTTAACTGATAGCGGTGGCTTCCAAGTATTTAGCTTAGGCGATATGCGTAAGATTACTGAGGAGGGTGTAACCTTTAGATCTCATATTGATGGGTCTAAACAGTTTTTATCTCCAGAGGTGGCAACAAAGGTACAAGAACAATTAGGTTCTGATATTGCGATGGCCTTTGATGAATGTATTCCGTATCCTGCGGACCATGATTATGCGAAACGCTCAACAGCGCGTACCACACGTTGGGCTCATCGTTGCCAAGAGGCTCGTAAAGCCCATGACTGTCAAGGAATGTTTGGTATTGTCCAAGGTGGTATGTACAAAGACTTGCGCAAACAAAGTGCGGAAGAGCTGGTAGCTATGGACTTTGAAGGCTATAGTATTGGTGGCTTATCCGTTGGGGAACCTCATGATTTGATGAATGAAATCTTAGAATTTACTACGCCACTATTGCCAACTAACAAGGCTCGTTATTTAATGGGCGTTGGTACGGCGGATTGCCTTGTAGAAGGCGTAGCACGTGGTATTGATATGTTCGACTGCGTATATCCTACACGAGTTGCTCGAAATGGGATGGCCATGACTTGGAACGGTCGCCTTAATATTCGAAATGCGCAGTTTGCTCATGATTGGGGTCCGTTAGAAGAAGGCTGCCAATGTTATACATGTAAAAATTATTCTCGTGCTTATATTCGTCACTTGTATAAGGCGGAAGAAATTTTGGCATTGCGTCTCGTAACATACCATAATCTTTACTTCTTGCTTGAGTTTATGCGTCAAATGAGACAAGCCATCTTAGAAGATCGGTTCCCACAATTTAGAATGCAATTTTGGGATAGCTTTAAAAAATAG
- the queA gene encoding tRNA preQ1(34) S-adenosylmethionine ribosyltransferase-isomerase QueA, with translation MKVTDFDYELPEELIAQHPVEPRDTARLLTLDKVTGEVAHKEHFYDLLDELHEGDVLVFNNTKVIPARLYGQRQGSGGKVEVLLLTPCGENRWECLVKPGKKCPIGQVIEFDDRLSGTVIDKTEFGGRIIEFTCDGVFDDVIQEIGEMPLPPYIHEKLEDKDRYQTVYAKEKGSAAAPTAGLHFTPELLEKIKAKGVELEFVTLHVGLGTFRPVSAETIEDHEMHSEFFVVSQDTADRINAAKRNGRRIIAVGTTSVRTLESATNDDGVLQGISGWTQIFIYPGYKFKMIDALVTNFHLPQSTLLMLISALAGREHCLAAYEEAVRERYRFFSFGDAMFIR, from the coding sequence ATGAAAGTTACAGATTTTGATTATGAATTACCAGAGGAACTAATTGCTCAACATCCTGTAGAGCCTCGTGATACAGCGAGACTGTTGACCTTAGACAAGGTTACAGGTGAGGTTGCGCATAAAGAGCATTTTTACGATTTGCTAGATGAACTTCACGAAGGGGATGTACTTGTATTTAATAATACAAAGGTTATTCCTGCGAGATTATATGGCCAACGTCAAGGCTCTGGTGGCAAGGTTGAGGTATTGCTCCTCACACCATGTGGTGAAAATCGCTGGGAATGCCTTGTTAAACCTGGTAAAAAATGTCCTATTGGTCAAGTTATCGAATTTGATGACCGATTAAGTGGGACCGTTATAGATAAAACTGAGTTTGGAGGTCGTATCATTGAATTCACTTGCGATGGTGTATTTGATGATGTGATACAAGAAATCGGTGAAATGCCATTACCTCCATATATTCATGAGAAGCTAGAAGATAAAGATCGTTATCAAACCGTTTATGCTAAGGAGAAAGGTTCAGCTGCAGCTCCAACAGCAGGGCTTCACTTTACACCTGAACTATTAGAAAAGATAAAAGCGAAAGGTGTAGAGCTAGAATTTGTTACTTTGCATGTTGGTCTTGGAACATTTAGACCTGTATCAGCAGAGACAATTGAGGACCATGAAATGCATAGTGAGTTCTTCGTGGTATCTCAAGATACAGCTGATCGTATTAATGCAGCTAAGCGAAACGGACGCCGTATTATTGCGGTAGGTACTACTTCTGTGCGTACCCTTGAGTCGGCTACCAATGATGATGGTGTCCTACAAGGCATTAGTGGATGGACACAAATCTTCATCTATCCTGGCTATAAATTTAAGATGATTGATGCGTTGGTAACGAATTTCCACTTGCCTCAATCTACATTATTAATGTTGATTAGTGCATTGGCTGGTCGTGAACATTGTTTAGCGGCCTACGAAGAAGCTGTACGCGAACGTTATCGTTTCTTTAGCTTTGGCGATGCTATGTTTATACGTTAG